TTCAACCCGAAAAGGGGAATGTGCCGATCTCTGGCAAGATAAAATATTTCGGCATACAGATCGAACGGGAAACGCCAGTTGGCATACCAGTGGGTTTTTTCGAGGAACCATTCCCGATCCAGATTTCCGTCCCTGACCCATTCATCGAGAACGGGCTGATAGCTCTTGTCGATCATCTCTACACCGAGACGCAGATCAGGCATCCGATCGGCAAGATCCTGAAGGATTCGCAGCTGAATCCGATGGTGCTCGGGCTGCGTGTGGGATTCACCGATGTAGACAATTTTGGCTTCGACAAGACGTTCGATGAGCTCATGGTAGGCCAAGTGCTCCCCTGTGCTGCCCGACAAAATGGTTTCGCCTGGAGCACGATCAGGTTCAGCTCGCAGGCCGATCGTTTTCCCCATGCTGGAACACCCTCCCATAAACAGTACAGCAAGCATCAGCACCACCAGACACAAGCCCGGCACGCCGTAACGACATCCCAAAGAATATCTCTCTTGAAAACTGGCGTTGTTACGCATAGAGTTCAGCATGGTGGCACTTGAATTCATGTCGATTCCCTTGCAGCCGCCGCTTCCGCCGGGCTGTTTTCATCCGATCGGGCAGGGGATTTTTCCCTCAAATCCTGAAGCCACCTCGCAATGAAATGGCACATTTCCTGTTTGAGGGGAAACATGACGACTTCGTAATTCCAGTTCGCATTCAAACTGATACCTTTGTCAGCTTCGCTGCGCCGCGATTCGACGTACTGAATGTACGGTCTCATCGCTGCTCGCTTGCTTTCGCGGTCTCAGCTCGAATGCTTGCTGGAATATCATTTTGAAAGCAAAATGGAATAAAAAGTCGTCTGAATTTTGACTTTTGACGAGTTCATCAAACATGAAGCTTGAAGAGAATCCGGTATTCCGGAAAAAGATGATTCCCTGGTACGATTCACCAATCGCTGCAACAATCCGCTTGCTCGTTGCGGCGGCGATTTTCGGGTTTTCCACGATCGGCATTCAACTGGTACGGGAAACCCCTTCATTTTCGGCATTTCTCTGGGTCCCGTCGATTCTCGCCGGCTTGAGCGCCATCCTGCTGATCGTTTCCGGATTTCGGCTTATCGATGCATTTCTGGAAAACCGGAAGCACAGGGAAGCGGATTGAACATTTTCCGGCACATTTCGAAAAACGCTTTCGTTCAGGGTCCAAGACAGTTTCGCAAGGGATGGATCATTTCCAGAAAATGGTGCACGATCCGGGCCGTAACACCCCACACCGTAACGTCCTCGACCGGATAAAGCAGCGTATGCACATCCGGAATCCACCCATGATACCCTTTTTCGATGTGTGTCTTCATCAGCTCCTGCACCGGCAGGTTGAGCACGCGGGAAATCTCCTTCTTCCGGTGCGAAACCGCCCGATCTCCCTTCCAGAAACCGGAAAACACTTCCAGATCCCGGTCGTTGATCGTCTGAAAATGCCCCATCGACCCGGTAAAGATCACTTCATGGGATTCGATCCCCAATTCTTCGTGCAGTTCGCGAAAACAGGCGGATAAGGCATCCGGATCTTCCGGATCGATATGACCGCCGGGCAGGGCTACCTGGTTCCGCCAGGGATATCCCTCTGTATCGGTTTTCTGGATCGCCAGCAGGTTCAGGCAACCTTTCCGCTCAAACAGAAGCAGAAAAACGCATGCCAGCCGATAGCACCCGGATTTCGGCGCACCGGGATGGACGGTCTCGGCAACCAGGCCCCGGAACAGTGTCGGATCGGCAAGCGGGCCACTCATGAGATCATTTCTTTTTGAGAAAATCTTTGTAGGAAGTCGCTTTGTAGCTGTCCGTAGAAATATACTGCATCATGTGCAGCAGATTATCCGCGGCAACGAATCCCGGCTGACTGGCAATCTGCTCTCCCTTATCGGTCAGGAACCAGGAAGTTGGCAGGCCCTGAACCCGGAAGCGCTGAGCCAGCGCAGATTCCCTGTCCGAGTCCACCTTGATGGGGATGAAATTCTGATTCATGTAGGCGATCAGGGCCGGATTCGTGAACGTTTCCTTGTTCATCTTTGTGCAGAACCCACACCACTCGGCATGAAAATTCACAAATATTTTCTTGTGCTCGCTTTTGGCGCGCAATAGTCCTTCATCGAATTTCATCCAGTGGATCTCATCGGCAAGAACCGCATGCGTTCCAACGCCAAAAAACAATATCATCATCGTCAAAACAACCATCATGAATCGATTCTTCATATCCTTGCTTTCCTTTCAAGCAAAAATCCCCCAAACAGCACTTGACCAGCCCCCCTGATTTTCATGAAACCCAGGCGGATGATCACTATCTTTTCGATGAAGTGGAAAACTTCATCCGTCACCAGCCAAGCCTTCCGGCCATCAAGGCAATCCCAATCAGAACCAGCAGGATTCCGGCAACTTTATTGACGTATTGTAAGACTTTCTTTGCCCGATTCAAGAAAACCAGCAAAAAGTGAATAAAAACCGACATGATCAGAAAAGGAATGGCCAGCCCTGCCGAGTAGACGGCCAGAAGCCCCATGCCCTGAGCGATGGTCTCCTGATTTCCGGCAAGAACGAGGATTGATCCCAACAGAGGTCCGATGCACGGGCTCCATCCCGCTCCGAAAGCCATGCCCACCAGAACGGTGCCGAGCGCATGCATGGGCTTTTTCCCCAGATGGACCCGTTTTTCCATATCCAGAAACGGGATCCGGACAATGCCGCTCAAGTGAATGCCCAGAATCACGATCAAGCCCCCGCCGATGATCCGAATCGCCTGGCTGTGCGATGCAATGATACCGCCGACGGCCGAGGCGGACGCTCCGAGAAGCACAAACACCAGCGAAAAGCCGAATACAAACGCGAAGGTGGAAATGAAGACCCTTGTCCGGATGCGGGATGAAGCCCCCGTCAGCTCATCGAGTGAAAATCCGGTAATGAAGGTAAAATAGGCCGGAATGAGCGGCAGGATGCAGGGCGAAAAAAAAGACAGCACACCCGCCACGAAAGCGGCCGGCCAGGTAACGGTTTCAAAAAACATCGGCATAAATCCTTTTCAGAGGAAGGATTCCGCTCTTGCCATGAGAAGGAACGCTTCAAGCAGACGATTGAATCAAGGGTCCATGCGCATCGTGTTTTCATCCGCCAGCGGAGATGAAAATCCGTCCTTGATCATGATTCCGGCCATCTGTAGGGCAACCGGCCGGTCGCCCCTACAAGACTGGGTGACGGGTTACGGATTGGGCGAACATCCCGCCGAAGGCGGGATTCGCCCCTACTTCCAACTCCAATCGATTTTCACGAAAAATTTCAATGGGCTTTTTTCAAGAATGCCAATGGTCCATTCTATGATCATAACCCTTAAATCGGCCTACCGGTTTCCCAGCTCCCTGGATCTCGCGGCTGCCGCTTCGATTGCCGCCATCCAGCGCTGTTTGACACAGGCTTCATCCAGAATACGGATGGCAGCCTCGGTGGTTCCGCCAGGCGATGTGACCTTTTTCCGGAGCGCCTCCGGGTTCTCGCCGCTTTGCCGATAGAGTTCCACAGCTCCCCGAAGCGTCTCCCGGACCAGCACGGCGGCTGCCTCTGGCTCCAGCCCGATCCGCTGCGCTCCGGCAATCATCGCTTCCATCAGATAAAAGACGTATGCAGGACCGGATCCGGAAACGGCTGTAACGGCATCCAATTGTTCTTCCGGAAATTCGAGCACTTCTCCCATGGCTTCGAGAATACAGCGGGCATTCCGAATATCATCCTCCTGCGCAAAACGGTTCGGACTCAACCCCGAAATACCCGACAGCACCAGAGCGGGCGTATTGGGCATTACCCGGATGATCGGATGCGCCATCCGTGCATCCTGTCCAAGACCTTCATAAAAAAGCCGTTCCATTTTCTGAATTCGGATTCCGGCTGCAATGGAAACAATCAGCTTTCGGGCATTCACCGGGTAAAGAGGATGTTTTGTGATGGAAGTTACAGCAGCCTCGAAAAATTGGGGTTTGATCGCCAGTATCAGTATATCGCTTTCGCGATACACGGCAAAATTGTCTTCCAGACTCCGGATACGGTATCGCTCACGAAGCGATCCGAGTTTTGCGGTATCGATATCGCTTGCAAACAGGTTTTCGGCATTCGCCGTATTGGATTGGAGCAAGGCGCCGATCATGGCCTCAGCCATGTTCCCTGCGCCGACAAAGCCGATGCGGCTTTCGAGATGACTCATGATTGGTTTCCTTTTCTGTTGATGGTTGCGTGATCGGAGCGCATGTTCAAGCGATCCGTTCAGGCTCCATGCACGATATGTCGGATAAGACTTGAGAGATTCCGTTGATTGTGGGATAAATTCACCGACAATGCAATCCGATAAAAATCAACGCCACCTTTTTCCTGTGAAATTGATCCGATGACCCCCCATCCATCTTCTCTGCCCCTGCAATCCTGGGTTCAGGAAATCCGTCTTTCGGAGCCATCCCTCAAGGACAACACGGCGGATGCCGATCGCCTCTGGCTTGCGCTCGCGGCACGCCTCGGCCCCTCCGAACAGCATCCTTCAACGGATTGGGACATCCTGTATTCCCTTCCCGACATGCTGCGAAAATCCGCCTATGCCGTTCAGGCCGTGCTCTTTCACGACACGTTCCGCCCCGTGCTCGTCGACATACTGCCCCTTGCCGACCCATCCCCCGTTTACGGGATTGCGGTAGATTTGGGAACCACCCGGATCGTCATTCGGCTTGTCGATCTCAAGACCCGGTCCGTCTGCGGCGAGACGGCCTTCGACAATCCCCAGATTGCCATCGGACCGGACATTCTGAGCCGAGTCCATTACAGCAGCAACATCGATGGCGGACTCGAGCGTCTTCAGCAGGATGCAATCGATGGACTCAACCGGGAAATCGCCGGGCTCTGCTTGGCCGCCGGATCCAATCCGGAACGGGTGTTTCTGATGAGCGTTTCCGGAAACACCACGATGTCCCATTTCTTCCTGGGGCTTTCCCCCTACCATCTGATCCGGGAGCCCTATATTCCCGTCGTGAACCGGCCGCCGATCGTTTCAGCCAACCAACTGGGCCTGAAACTGCGTCCAACGGCCAAGGTTTTCGTATTCCCCAATATCGGCAGCTACTTCGGAGGCGATCTCATTTCCGGCATCCTGCATTCCGGGCTGCATCGCCGGGAGGAGACTGCTTTGCTGGTGGACGTCGGCACGAACGCCGAAGTCGTTCTGGGCAATGCTTCCTGGATGATGGCCTGCGCCGGGGCTGCAGGGCCGGCGCTCGAAGGCGGCGTCACCAGAATGGGCATGATGGCCGGAGCCGGCGCCATCGACCGGGTGGATATCCATCCGGAAACCGGCCAACTGGTGATCCATACCATTGGCGATCAAAAACCCAAAGGCATCTGCGGCTCCGGCATCATCGATCTGGCCGCATGCCTATTTCGAAAAGGCTTCATCGATGTGCGGGGAAAACTCGTTCCTTCGGCTTGCGGTAATCGGCTCATGGATCGTGAGGGCATCCTGGCCTTCCGTATCGTGGATGCAAGCGATTCCGCCACAGGGGAGGCCCTTTTTCTGACCCAGGCGGATATCGACAGCCTGATCCGGTCGAAGGCCGCCATGTATACCATTCTGGAGACCCTGACGGCAACGGTCGGCATGACGCCGCAAGAGCTTCAAAGCGTCCTGATCGCAGGAACGTTCGGCATGTTCATCAACCCGGTTTCCGCCATCACCATCGGCATGATCCCCGATCTACCCCTGGAGCGCTATCGGGCAATCGGCAATTCGAGCCTCGAAGGAGCGACTTTGGTACTGATCCAGCCCGAGGTAATGACCGAAATTCCCAATATTCAACGA
The sequence above is drawn from the Desulfatirhabdium butyrativorans DSM 18734 genome and encodes:
- a CDS encoding NUDIX hydrolase, with amino-acid sequence MSGPLADPTLFRGLVAETVHPGAPKSGCYRLACVFLLLFERKGCLNLLAIQKTDTEGYPWRNQVALPGGHIDPEDPDALSACFRELHEELGIESHEVIFTGSMGHFQTINDRDLEVFSGFWKGDRAVSHRKKEISRVLNLPVQELMKTHIEKGYHGWIPDVHTLLYPVEDVTVWGVTARIVHHFLEMIHPLRNCLGP
- a CDS encoding thioredoxin family protein, with product MKNRFMMVVLTMMILFFGVGTHAVLADEIHWMKFDEGLLRAKSEHKKIFVNFHAEWCGFCTKMNKETFTNPALIAYMNQNFIPIKVDSDRESALAQRFRVQGLPTSWFLTDKGEQIASQPGFVAADNLLHMMQYISTDSYKATSYKDFLKKK
- a CDS encoding cytochrome c biogenesis CcdA family protein; protein product: MFFETVTWPAAFVAGVLSFFSPCILPLIPAYFTFITGFSLDELTGASSRIRTRVFISTFAFVFGFSLVFVLLGASASAVGGIIASHSQAIRIIGGGLIVILGIHLSGIVRIPFLDMEKRVHLGKKPMHALGTVLVGMAFGAGWSPCIGPLLGSILVLAGNQETIAQGMGLLAVYSAGLAIPFLIMSVFIHFLLVFLNRAKKVLQYVNKVAGILLVLIGIALMAGRLGW
- the proC gene encoding pyrroline-5-carboxylate reductase; the protein is MSHLESRIGFVGAGNMAEAMIGALLQSNTANAENLFASDIDTAKLGSLRERYRIRSLEDNFAVYRESDILILAIKPQFFEAAVTSITKHPLYPVNARKLIVSIAAGIRIQKMERLFYEGLGQDARMAHPIIRVMPNTPALVLSGISGLSPNRFAQEDDIRNARCILEAMGEVLEFPEEQLDAVTAVSGSGPAYVFYLMEAMIAGAQRIGLEPEAAAVLVRETLRGAVELYRQSGENPEALRKKVTSPGGTTEAAIRILDEACVKQRWMAAIEAAAARSRELGNR
- a CDS encoding ASKHA domain-containing protein — protein: MTPHPSSLPLQSWVQEIRLSEPSLKDNTADADRLWLALAARLGPSEQHPSTDWDILYSLPDMLRKSAYAVQAVLFHDTFRPVLVDILPLADPSPVYGIAVDLGTTRIVIRLVDLKTRSVCGETAFDNPQIAIGPDILSRVHYSSNIDGGLERLQQDAIDGLNREIAGLCLAAGSNPERVFLMSVSGNTTMSHFFLGLSPYHLIREPYIPVVNRPPIVSANQLGLKLRPTAKVFVFPNIGSYFGGDLISGILHSGLHRREETALLVDVGTNAEVVLGNASWMMACAGAAGPALEGGVTRMGMMAGAGAIDRVDIHPETGQLVIHTIGDQKPKGICGSGIIDLAACLFRKGFIDVRGKLVPSACGNRLMDREGILAFRIVDASDSATGEALFLTQADIDSLIRSKAAMYTILETLTATVGMTPQELQSVLIAGTFGMFINPVSAITIGMIPDLPLERYRAIGNSSLEGATLVLIQPEVMTEIPNIQRNITYMELNVNADFMNRFSAAKFLPHTDPKLFPSVNRKPIDNADGPVAN